GTTCCCGCCAATGCCGCCAGCGGAGACATTCACATCCGGCTGGCTTCGTCGGACCCGCTTCCCGACGGCTCCTGTTGCGCCACCGTGCAACATGTGCTCAGCAACAGCGTCAAGATCTCATTGATGCCGACAGTGCGTGTCGATCCCGTCAGCGGTCCGATCGGCACCAAGGTGGTGCTGTTCGGGTTGGGGTTCGGCAACAGCAAGGGGACAGACGACGCGGTGCTGTTCAACGGGCATCCGGCTGTCGTGGCCCAGTGGAAGGACTCGATGATCGTGGTCCATGTGCCGCTCGGCGCCGAATCAGGCCCCTTGGTTCTGAAGAAGGCCGGGATGCAGCGCACATTGTCACAGTTCACCGTGACGGTGCCGAAGGTGACGAAAATTAAGCCTGAGAAGGGACCCATCGGCACCCTCCTCCGGATCAGCGGCGAGAATTTCGGTTATTACTCGGAAAGCGGCGAGACCCCCTATGCCTTTGCGGATTTTGATCCAGGGGAAAACGCCGTCGAGATCGGCGGGGTGCCCGCGATCATTTATCGCTGGCATCAGGACAGAATTGATGTCTGGGTGCCGTTCAGCGCGAAGGACGGGCCCGTGGTGGTGAAGCGGGGAGCGGTCAAGCCCAATCCGGACGGCAGTTGTTGCGCCGAACGAACCGTGCTGACGACCGAGGCCGGGCACTTTACGGTCGTCACCCCCCAGGTCACGTCCTACGAACCCCATTCGGCCGGGCTTGATGAGGTCGTCACGATCAAGGGAACGGGCTTCGGAGACTTTCTCATCATGCGGGAGGCCATCCAGCTTGGTCTGAGCAGTCAAGCCTATGTGGGTGATCGTTTTCAATTCGGCGAGGATGTGTCCCGAACGGAGGTCTTGTTGAACGGCGTGGCGCTGCACATCCTGTCCTGGACCGACAACGAAATCAAAGTCGTCGTCCCGCGCCGCCATGTCTTCGGCGTGGGAAAGCCGGGAGAATTCTTGCCAGATCTCTCAAAGGGGACGTTGATGGTGCGCCGGGGGTCATGGGATGTCTTGCCGGACGGGTCTTGCTGCCAACCGAAGCAGTACATCACTGTTCCGGTCGGAGAGTTCACCGTCGAGCACCGTGGGCTTCCGGAGCAGGGGCTGTTCGAGGAACATGGCATGGCCCCCCTCGGTATCAAGGAATAAACGCGATCGTCTCTTCCCCCATGCCGACCGATCCGCGATACGGTTTGCCGGTCTTCAGTCCCGATCGAGCGTTATGCCGGTAATCGTCTGGGGCTGGGCTATCTTCTTCCTCTGTTCGCTGCTCTCCTCCCCTCGTATCGCCGAAGGCGCCGAACGGGTGCGCGTGATCCCGCAAAAAAGCGGGACGACGAACACCTTGATGGGCGTGCAGGCCAGATCTCCACAATTGGGCTGGGCCGTCGGAGCCGGCGGGACGATTCTCAAGACGACCGACGGCGGGAAAAAATGGCGAGCGGTCCCCAGTGGGGTGCGAACGCTGTTGGCCGGGATCTTCTTCGCGGACGACCGTCGGGGATGGGTGACTGGGGCCAACGGGACGATCCTGGCCACGACCGACGGGGGCGAAACCTGGATACCCCAGCCGACGGGCATCCAAGCGACGCTCTATGGAATCACGTTCCTCGGCGGACGGCGAGGGTGGGTGGTTGGAGACCGGGGCGTCATTCTGCATACGGAGGATGGGGGCAAACATTGGGTCGAGCAATCCAGCGAGACGACCGCCAATCTCTACTCGGTCACGTTCTTGAACGAACAACATGGCCTGGCGGTCGGAGCCCTTGGAACGATACTCGTCAGCCAAGACGGCGGCGCCAATTGGCAGGCGCAATCCAGCCATAGCGCGGGGACGTTCTTTGACGTCGCGTTCCTGGACGACGCCAACGGTTGGGTCGTCGGCAACGCCGGGATCATGTTGCAAACGAGCGACGGCGGGCAACAATGGGTGGATCGCTCGATTTCCTGCGTCGGCGGGTGCAAGCGCGTCACGGATTTCCTGAAAATCCGCTTTACCGATTCCAAGACCGGATGGACGGTGGGAGAAGGCGGCGCGTTGTATTCGACCGCCGATGCGGGGATTACCTGGCTGCCTCACCCGCCGATTGCCAAGTATTCGCTGTTCGGCTTGTCCTTTGCCGATGCATCCCGCGGCTGGGCGGTCGGGGAGAACGGAACGATTCTGTCTCTGATGCCGTAACGGTGGAGCCGTCGCGAAGCAGTCTGTCCCTCAGCGAAGCTGTCCCAACCTCCCTTGGAGGAGGGTCAGCCCGGCGAGAGCCGCCGTTTCAGCCCGAAGAATTCGTTCACCCAGGCTGACCGATCGAAATCCCGCCTGGTCGGCGGCATAGGTTTCATCCTCAGTCCAGCCTCCTTCCGGCCCTATGGCCAGGACGAAAGGTTCCCCAACCGCCTCGGAGAGCGGGATATCCGACAGGGGGACCGACCGGCGGCGCTCATGCAGCAACAGTCGCGTGGCAGCGGAGGGAAGGGCGCCCACCCAATCGGGCCAGGCTTGCGGTTCCATGACCTCCGGGATATCCCAACGCTCCGCTTGCTGGGCGGCTTCGAAGGCGATCTTGTTCCACCGTTCTCGCTGCGCCTTGATACGCGCGGCGTCCGGCCGCACGACACCCCGGCTCGTGATAAGGGGTATGACGAAGGCGACGCCCAGTTCCGTCGCCTTTTGGATTACCCAGTCCATCTGATCATGCTTGAGCAGGGCCTGCCCTAGGATCACGGCCGGCGCCGTCCCAGCAGGCCGCTGAGCCGTATCGAGCACGGACGCGGTCAGTTGCTCCGCGGTCACTGATGTGACCCGAGCGCGATGGCGGCGGACATGGTCCTCCGTGAGCCTGAGTTCTTCGCCCGGTCGAACCCGCAGGCTGGTGCGAAGATGGCGCAACAGATCGCCGCGGATGACGATGGTGGTCCCGACCGCCTGTTCACTCGAGACGAAGAAAGCCGGCATGGGGAGACGATAGAAGAGGGTCAACCAGGACGCAAGGGGCGAGCACGTTACTCGAAGAGCGTTTTGACCTTGTCGAAAAATCCATCTCCTTCCGTCGCGGCGGTGAGGCCGCTCTCTTTGGCAAACTCGGCCAAGAGGTCTTTCTGGCGCTGCGTGAGTTTGGTGGGAATGTGGATCTTGACGACGCAGACCTGATCGCCGGGCTGCCCGCCCTTGAGGCTGGGCACGCCTGCGCCTTTGATGCGGACCTGTTTTTCGTGCTGGGTGCCGGGAGCGATTTTGATCGTCGCCGTCCCATGGAGCGTCGGCACCTCCACTTGTCCGCCGAGGGCGGCCGTGACGAAATTGATCGGCGCGTCGCAGTAGATCTCTTGCCCCTTTCGAGAGAATACGGGGTGCGGCTTGACCGAGACGGCGACAAAGAGGTCGCCGGGAGGACCGCCGTTGACCCCATGCTCCCCTTCATTGGCCAGCCGGAGCCGCATCCCTCCTTCGATGCCGGGGGGAATGTGGACGGCCAGCAGCCGTTCCTTATACACCCGTTGGCGCCCCTGGCAGGTCTTGCAGGGCTCGGTGATGACATGGCCGCTTCCGCCGCAATGGTGGCAGGTCCGGCTGACGCTGAAGAATCCCTGTTGCAGGCGGATCTGGCCTGATCCCTGGCAACTCGGACAGGTTTTGATGGAGGCGGCCGACTTGGCGCCGGTGCCGTTGCAGTCGTGGCAGACCTCCCAGCGGGGAATCTTCAGCTTGGCTTCCTTGCCGAAGATCGACTCTTCGAACGTCAGCTCAAGATTGTATTGAAGGTCGGAGCCTCGCTCGCCCCGCTGGCGTCCGCCGCGCGTCCCGCCGAAGAAGTCCTCGAAGATGTCGTTGAAGATGTCCCCGAATCCGCCGCCCTGTCCGAAGTCGAATCCCTCGAACCCGGCCCCGCCCTGGGCCCCGCTATGGCCGAACATGTCATAGCGCTTGCGCTTCTCCGGATCGCTCAAGACCTCGTAGGCTTCGTTGGCTTCTTTGAATTTTTCTTCCGCCTGTTTCTTGTCCTTGTCCGCCGCGTGGAGGTCGGGGTGATGTTGGCGAGCCAACTTCCGGAAGGCTTTCTTGATCTCGTCGTCGGAGGCGGTGCGTTCCACTCCGAGGACGTCGTAATAGTCGCGTTTGCTCACGGATGCCACGGCCGGTTGGAAAGTCGGTCAATAGGAGGGCCGACCTCCGGTTCGGAGATCGGCCCCGTCGTTGAGATTGTAAACTACTTTTTGTCCTTGTCTACTTCTTCAAACTCCGCGTCCACAACCTTTTCATCGGTTTTCCCGGTCGCACCGCCGTTGCCTTCCGGTCCTCCGGAGCCGCCCGGGGAGGCGGAGGCGCTGGCCTTCTTGTACATCTCCTCGGCCAGCTTATGGGAGGCGGAGGTGAGGGTTTGGGTGGCGGATTGGATGGCGTCGAGGTCGTTGCCTTCCATCGCCTTGCGCAAGGCGGCCACCGCATCCTTGATCTTGGTCTTCTCGTCCTCCGAGATCTTGTCGCCGTGCTCGTTCAGATTTTTCTCCGTCCCGTAGATCAGCGTGTCGGCCTGGTTGCGGGCTTCGGCCAACTGCCGGCGCTTCTTGTCCTCGTCCGAATGGCTTTGCGCGTCGCGGACGAGCTTCTCGATCTCCTCCTTGCTGAGGCCGCTTGATGCCGTGATCTTGATCGACTGTTCCTTGCCGGTTCCAAGGTCCTTGGCCGAGACGTGCACGATGCCGTTGGCGTCGATGTCGAACGTCACCTCGACCTGCGGCACGCCGCGCGGAGCCGGCGGAATGCCCACGAGATCGAACTGGCCGAGGAGCTTGTTGTCGTTGGCCATCTCGCGCTCCCCTTGGAAGACCCTGATCGTGACCGCGGTCTGGTTATCCGCGGCGGTGGAGAACACCTGGCTCTTCTTAGTCGGAATTGTGGTGTTCCGCTCGATCAAGTGGGTGAAGATCCCGCCGAGCGTTTCGATGCCGAGGGTCAACGGCGTCACGTCCAGCAGGAGGACATCCTTGACCTCGCCCTTAAGGACGCCGCCTTGAATGCCGGCCCCCACCGCGACCACCTCATCGGGGTTGACGCCCCGATGGGGTTCTTTGCCGAAGAAGTCCTTGACGGTCTGAATGACCTTCGGCATGCGGGTCATGCCGCCGACCAATACCACCTCGTGGATGTCCCGCGCGCCGACCCCGGCATCGACCAAGGCCTTCCGGCAGGGTTCGATCGTGCGCTGAATCAGGTCATCGACGAGCTGTTCGAGCTTCGCTCTCGTGAGTTTGGTCACCAAGTGTTTCGGACCGCTGGCGTCGGCCGTGATGAACGGCAGATTGATCTCGCTCTCTTGGGAGGAGGACAGCTCGATCTTGGCCCGCTCGGCGGCCTCCTTCAACCGCTGGAGCGCCATGCGGTCCTTCTTAAGGTCGATGCCTTGATCCTTCTTGAACTCCTCGACGAGCCAGTCCATGATCCGCAGGTCGAAGTCGTCGCCGCCGAGATAGGTGTCGCCGTTGGTGGACTTCACCTCGAAGACGCCTTCGCCGATCTCAAGGATCGAAATGTCGAAGGTGCCGCCTCCCAGGTCGTAAACCGCGATGCGCTCGTCTTTTTTCTTGTCCAGGCCGTAGGCGAGCGAGGCGGCGGTCGGCTCGTTGATGATGCGCAACACGTTCAGGCCGGCGATCTGGCCGGCGTCTTTGGTGGCCTGACGCTGGCTGTCGTCGAAATAGGCCGGGACGGTGATGACCGCCTCGGTCACTTTTTCGCCTAGATAGTCCTCCGCGGTCTGCTTCATTTTTTGCAGAATCATCGCCGACACTTCGGCAGGGCTGTACCGTTTGCCACGAATCTCCACGTGCGCGTCGCCGTTGTCGGCTTCCACCACCTTGTAGGGGAGGCGCTTCATGGCGTCCTGCACCTCGCGGTTGCGGAACTTGCGCCCCATCAGGCGCTTCACCGAATAGATCGTGTTCTCGGGGTTGGTAATGGCCTGGCGTTTGGCGATTTGGCCGACCAGTCGCTCGCCCTTGTCGGTGATCGCGACCACCGACGGCGTGGTGCGGCTCCCCTCCGCATTGGCGATGACGGCGGGATCGCCGCCGCTCATGATGGCCACACAGGAGTTGGTGGTTCCCAAATCAATGCCGATAACTTTTCCCATTGGGTCTCTCCTTCCTCACGAAGCGGCGCTGCCACCCGCCGGCCGGATGACCCGACGAGCGGACCGCTTCGTTTTCCGTTGCGTCAAGAATCCTGGCCGGACTCCGAGTCTGGGGCCGAAGGGGCTGTCGCCACGCTCACCATCGCGGCCCGCAAGACACGGTCGTGCAATAGATAGCCCTTTTGAAACTCCTCGACCACGCATCCCGGCGCGATGCGTGAGCTTTCGACCTGGGTCACCGCTTGCTGGCAGGTCGGATCGAAGGGTTTACCGATACAGGATATCGGTTTGACCCCGAATCGGCCGATCGCCTCCTGCAGTTGCTTGAGGGTCAATTCCACCCCTTGGATCAAGGCGTCCGTTCCGGCGCTGGTCTTGGCGGCCTGAATGGCACGCTCCAGATTGTCGATCGCCGGAAGCAGTTCCTTCAGGATGGATTCGTTGCCGTAGCGAATGCTCTCCCGCTGTTCGCGCTGGGAGACCCGCTTGTAATTTTCCAGCTCCGCCACGGTCCTGAGGTAGCGATCGTGATTCGCCTTCGCCTCGTCGCTTTTTGCCGCGAGGCTCTCACGAAGTTGCTGCAGATCACTCACCTGCTGGCCGTCGCTTGATGCCACTTCAGCCGTGTCCTGATCGGATAAGTCGTTGAGACTGTTGCCGTTTTCCATGTTTTCATCCACTGGGTATACCTATGGTTGTTGGTAGATAGCCACCGGGTCGGTAAAGTCAACAGGAACAGCGCAGAAAATCTGGACGAGCAGACATGCGAGCAGGACAGGCAGGGAAAAGAGGCGAGAAAGAAATCGAACCTTCGGGTCAGGCCGGTTCTCCTCGATCGACGAGGTCGCCTCGATTGCGGCGATAGAGGAGTTCGAGACCTTCGAGCGTCAGAAACGGCTTGACCGCCTGAATGCGTCTCGATTCCGGTGCAATCACGGAGGCGAGCCCGCCCGTCGCGATGACCGTCGGGGTCGTGCAGAGCTCCCGCTGCATCCGGTCCACGATTTCATCCACCAGTCCCGCATAGCCGAAGATGAGGCCGGACTGAATGCTGCTCGCGGTGTCGCGCCCGATGACGGTCTTGGGGCTGATCAAGGCGACCTTGGGCAGCTTGGCCGTCCGGGACCAGAGCGCCTCCGCGGAAATCCCCAGCCCGGGAGCGATGACGCCGCCCAAATATTCCCCCCGTCTCGTGACGGCGCAGAACGTCGTCGCGGTGCCGAAATCGATGATGATGAGGTCCGTCCGGTACTGGGCGTAGGCTGCGGCGGCGTTGACAATCCGGTCGCTCCCGATCTCTTTCGGATTGGCATACCGGAGCTGCAAGCCGGAATCGGTGTCGGACGAGACGAGGTAGGGAATGCGGTGGAAAAACGCCTCGCTCATTGCCTCGATCGTGGAGGTGAGCGAGGGGACGACGCTTGAGATAATTACCCCATGGATCTGTTCGACCTGAAACCCGGC
The DNA window shown above is from Nitrospira tepida and carries:
- a CDS encoding IPT/TIG domain-containing protein — its product is MLLLASWAGPVEEAFAASPKKSPKQSKVAVQLQPSSAAPGATVSIVGSGFGGFQSTRENRVLFSGVPALIQRWDPSLIEVKVPYEAKDGPVEIHKGKQKIAAGTFTVQRPVIREVVPAEAEPGEIVQLLGEHFGPTAGPRDPNSMFGVNDVVIGGVVVRPRRWRDDKIEVEVPANAASGDIHIRLASSDPLPDGSCCATVQHVLSNSVKISLMPTVRVDPVSGPIGTKVVLFGLGFGNSKGTDDAVLFNGHPAVVAQWKDSMIVVHVPLGAESGPLVLKKAGMQRTLSQFTVTVPKVTKIKPEKGPIGTLLRISGENFGYYSESGETPYAFADFDPGENAVEIGGVPAIIYRWHQDRIDVWVPFSAKDGPVVVKRGAVKPNPDGSCCAERTVLTTEAGHFTVVTPQVTSYEPHSAGLDEVVTIKGTGFGDFLIMREAIQLGLSSQAYVGDRFQFGEDVSRTEVLLNGVALHILSWTDNEIKVVVPRRHVFGVGKPGEFLPDLSKGTLMVRRGSWDVLPDGSCCQPKQYITVPVGEFTVEHRGLPEQGLFEEHGMAPLGIKE
- a CDS encoding WD40/YVTN/BNR-like repeat-containing protein, which translates into the protein MPVIVWGWAIFFLCSLLSSPRIAEGAERVRVIPQKSGTTNTLMGVQARSPQLGWAVGAGGTILKTTDGGKKWRAVPSGVRTLLAGIFFADDRRGWVTGANGTILATTDGGETWIPQPTGIQATLYGITFLGGRRGWVVGDRGVILHTEDGGKHWVEQSSETTANLYSVTFLNEQHGLAVGALGTILVSQDGGANWQAQSSHSAGTFFDVAFLDDANGWVVGNAGIMLQTSDGGQQWVDRSISCVGGCKRVTDFLKIRFTDSKTGWTVGEGGALYSTADAGITWLPHPPIAKYSLFGLSFADASRGWAVGENGTILSLMP
- a CDS encoding 16S rRNA (uracil(1498)-N(3))-methyltransferase; translation: MPAFFVSSEQAVGTTIVIRGDLLRHLRTSLRVRPGEELRLTEDHVRRHRARVTSVTAEQLTASVLDTAQRPAGTAPAVILGQALLKHDQMDWVIQKATELGVAFVIPLITSRGVVRPDAARIKAQRERWNKIAFEAAQQAERWDIPEVMEPQAWPDWVGALPSAATRLLLHERRRSVPLSDIPLSEAVGEPFVLAIGPEGGWTEDETYAADQAGFRSVSLGERILRAETAALAGLTLLQGRLGQLR
- the dnaJ gene encoding molecular chaperone DnaJ is translated as MSKRDYYDVLGVERTASDDEIKKAFRKLARQHHPDLHAADKDKKQAEEKFKEANEAYEVLSDPEKRKRYDMFGHSGAQGGAGFEGFDFGQGGGFGDIFNDIFEDFFGGTRGGRQRGERGSDLQYNLELTFEESIFGKEAKLKIPRWEVCHDCNGTGAKSAASIKTCPSCQGSGQIRLQQGFFSVSRTCHHCGGSGHVITEPCKTCQGRQRVYKERLLAVHIPPGIEGGMRLRLANEGEHGVNGGPPGDLFVAVSVKPHPVFSRKGQEIYCDAPINFVTAALGGQVEVPTLHGTATIKIAPGTQHEKQVRIKGAGVPSLKGGQPGDQVCVVKIHIPTKLTQRQKDLLAEFAKESGLTAATEGDGFFDKVKTLFE
- the dnaK gene encoding molecular chaperone DnaK; amino-acid sequence: MGKVIGIDLGTTNSCVAIMSGGDPAVIANAEGSRTTPSVVAITDKGERLVGQIAKRQAITNPENTIYSVKRLMGRKFRNREVQDAMKRLPYKVVEADNGDAHVEIRGKRYSPAEVSAMILQKMKQTAEDYLGEKVTEAVITVPAYFDDSQRQATKDAGQIAGLNVLRIINEPTAASLAYGLDKKKDERIAVYDLGGGTFDISILEIGEGVFEVKSTNGDTYLGGDDFDLRIMDWLVEEFKKDQGIDLKKDRMALQRLKEAAERAKIELSSSQESEINLPFITADASGPKHLVTKLTRAKLEQLVDDLIQRTIEPCRKALVDAGVGARDIHEVVLVGGMTRMPKVIQTVKDFFGKEPHRGVNPDEVVAVGAGIQGGVLKGEVKDVLLLDVTPLTLGIETLGGIFTHLIERNTTIPTKKSQVFSTAADNQTAVTIRVFQGEREMANDNKLLGQFDLVGIPPAPRGVPQVEVTFDIDANGIVHVSAKDLGTGKEQSIKITASSGLSKEEIEKLVRDAQSHSDEDKKRRQLAEARNQADTLIYGTEKNLNEHGDKISEDEKTKIKDAVAALRKAMEGNDLDAIQSATQTLTSASHKLAEEMYKKASASASPGGSGGPEGNGGATGKTDEKVVDAEFEEVDKDKK
- the grpE gene encoding nucleotide exchange factor GrpE, with translation MENGNSLNDLSDQDTAEVASSDGQQVSDLQQLRESLAAKSDEAKANHDRYLRTVAELENYKRVSQREQRESIRYGNESILKELLPAIDNLERAIQAAKTSAGTDALIQGVELTLKQLQEAIGRFGVKPISCIGKPFDPTCQQAVTQVESSRIAPGCVVEEFQKGYLLHDRVLRAAMVSVATAPSAPDSESGQDS
- a CDS encoding type III pantothenate kinase; the protein is MLLAIDIGNTNLVCGLFEGPRLQGHWRLATNHQKTADEYGLDLRGLLQLAGFQVEQIHGVIISSVVPSLTSTIEAMSEAFFHRIPYLVSSDTDSGLQLRYANPKEIGSDRIVNAAAAYAQYRTDLIIIDFGTATTFCAVTRRGEYLGGVIAPGLGISAEALWSRTAKLPKVALISPKTVIGRDTASSIQSGLIFGYAGLVDEIVDRMQRELCTTPTVIATGGLASVIAPESRRIQAVKPFLTLEGLELLYRRNRGDLVDRGEPA